In Firmicutes bacterium ASF500, a single genomic region encodes these proteins:
- the spoVT gene encoding Stage V sporulation protein T, protein MKATGIVRRIDDLGRVVIPKEIRRTMRIREGDPLEIYTDKDGGVIFKKYSLMGGLVDFAGQLCETLNRTTGQVTVITDRDSCIAVAGVPRRELADKSVSPQMERLMEGRQVYQYKPGEETIPLCADSDKYALSTAAPILSEGDVLGCVLFAGTAEKLTGGEVEYKLAQSIAGFLGRHMES, encoded by the coding sequence ATGAAAGCAACTGGTATCGTGCGCCGCATCGATGATCTTGGTCGGGTAGTTATTCCAAAGGAGATCCGCCGGACCATGCGTATCCGTGAGGGCGATCCTTTGGAGATATACACGGATAAGGATGGCGGCGTTATTTTTAAAAAGTATTCCCTGATGGGCGGGCTGGTGGACTTCGCAGGGCAGCTGTGTGAGACGCTGAACCGTACCACCGGACAGGTGACGGTCATCACTGACCGGGACAGCTGCATTGCGGTGGCGGGCGTCCCCCGGCGGGAGCTGGCGGACAAAAGCGTTTCGCCCCAAATGGAGCGGCTGATGGAAGGGCGGCAGGTCTATCAGTACAAGCCGGGGGAGGAGACCATCCCCCTGTGCGCCGACAGCGACAAGTACGCCCTGTCCACTGCCGCGCCGATCCTTTCCGAAGGTGACGTGCTGGGCTGTGTGCTCTTCGCAGGTACCGCCGAAAAGCTGACCGGTGGAGAGGTGGAGTACAAGCTGGCCCAATCTATCGCCGGTTTTCTGGGCCGGCATATGGAAAGCTGA
- the prkC gene encoding Serine/threonine-protein kinase PrkC: protein MDQYIGKLLDNRYEILELVGTGGMAKVYKARCHRLNRLVAIKILREDLSQDAEFRRRFHDESQAVAMLSHPNIVAVYDVSRSSELEYIVMELIDGITLKQYMQKKGNKLNWREALHFITQITKALGHAHSRGIIHRDIKPHNVMVLRDGSVKVADFGIARVASGGHSTLTQEALGSVHYISPEQARGSHIDNRSDLYSAGVVLYEMLTGRLPFEGDTPVSVAIQHINSIPLSPRELEPSIPEALEAITMKAMAHNPDDRYLSADDMLADLEEFRKNPNINFNFTPEPVHEDDGLDEDRTHIRPIPTGGGGYPPYPSGERRRPEEYSQGGGRSYDYDDEPSYQRRRGGRRYEDEYAPRRDDRYYEDEDDYPPRRGPVWPVMLAAVAVLLFVGLMGVFLWNTIFAKMLAPAETYPVPNLVGRIYDEIKDDADLLGRFNVVVEETVTNEADPGTIIKQDPEGEKEVTEAVTEIKVTVSGGLETVIMPDISDMTYQEANRYLRDHGLKPVAPPEYANHDTIEEGKIISYTPHKDIEVPKNTEVQMVVSLGPKSEPVTMPELVNMTESLALSTIDMYKLKQGQIRQEHDDTVEAGKVVSQYPLANTEVTEGTEVNLIISLGPDPSTQVVPPPSTTEPGGPTNVPNPDPPPAPTVTKTVRIDLSKYDKIVNVRVLMDGSQVFGNDVDATMQDAVEFPVTGSGEKELAIYIDGIASGTKTVNFDEAVG from the coding sequence ATGGATCAGTACATCGGTAAATTACTCGATAACCGATATGAGATACTGGAGTTGGTTGGCACCGGCGGGATGGCCAAGGTGTACAAGGCCCGCTGTCACCGGCTCAACCGGCTGGTCGCCATCAAGATCCTGCGGGAGGACCTGTCTCAGGACGCCGAGTTCCGCCGCCGCTTCCACGACGAGTCTCAGGCCGTCGCCATGCTGTCCCACCCCAACATTGTGGCGGTGTATGACGTGAGCCGCTCCTCCGAGCTGGAGTATATCGTCATGGAGCTCATCGACGGCATCACCTTGAAGCAGTATATGCAGAAGAAGGGCAACAAGCTGAACTGGCGGGAGGCCCTCCACTTCATTACCCAAATCACCAAGGCCCTGGGCCACGCCCACAGCCGGGGGATTATCCACCGGGACATTAAGCCCCATAACGTCATGGTCCTCCGGGACGGCAGCGTGAAGGTGGCCGACTTCGGCATCGCCCGGGTGGCCTCCGGGGGACACAGCACCCTGACCCAGGAGGCCCTGGGCTCGGTCCACTATATCTCACCGGAGCAGGCCAGGGGGAGCCACATCGACAACCGCTCCGACCTGTACTCCGCCGGCGTGGTGCTCTATGAGATGCTCACCGGCCGCCTGCCCTTCGAGGGGGACACCCCTGTGTCGGTGGCGATTCAGCACATCAACTCCATCCCCCTGTCGCCCCGGGAGCTGGAGCCCTCCATCCCCGAGGCCCTGGAGGCCATCACCATGAAGGCTATGGCCCACAATCCCGACGACCGCTATCTGTCCGCCGACGACATGCTGGCCGACCTGGAGGAATTTCGGAAAAACCCCAACATCAACTTCAACTTTACCCCGGAGCCCGTCCATGAGGACGACGGCCTGGACGAGGACCGCACCCACATCCGCCCCATCCCCACTGGGGGCGGGGGATACCCCCCTTACCCCTCCGGCGAGCGGAGGAGGCCGGAGGAGTACAGCCAGGGGGGCGGGCGCTCCTATGACTACGATGATGAGCCCTCCTATCAGCGCCGCAGGGGCGGCCGCCGCTACGAGGACGAGTACGCCCCCCGCCGGGACGACCGGTACTATGAGGACGAGGACGACTATCCCCCCCGCCGGGGGCCTGTCTGGCCGGTGATGCTGGCGGCGGTGGCGGTACTGCTCTTTGTGGGACTGATGGGCGTGTTCCTGTGGAACACCATTTTCGCCAAAATGCTGGCCCCGGCGGAGACCTACCCCGTCCCCAACCTGGTGGGCCGGATCTATGACGAGATCAAGGACGACGCGGACCTTCTGGGCCGCTTCAATGTGGTGGTGGAGGAGACGGTCACCAACGAGGCCGACCCCGGCACCATCATCAAGCAGGACCCGGAGGGGGAGAAGGAGGTCACCGAGGCGGTGACTGAGATCAAGGTCACCGTCAGCGGCGGGCTGGAGACTGTGATTATGCCCGACATCAGCGACATGACCTATCAGGAGGCCAACCGCTATCTGCGGGATCATGGGCTGAAGCCCGTCGCCCCGCCGGAATATGCCAACCACGACACCATTGAGGAGGGCAAGATCATCTCCTACACCCCCCATAAGGACATTGAGGTGCCCAAAAACACCGAGGTCCAGATGGTGGTCAGCCTGGGGCCCAAGTCGGAGCCCGTCACCATGCCGGAGCTGGTGAACATGACTGAGTCTTTGGCTCTGAGCACCATTGATATGTATAAGCTGAAGCAGGGGCAGATTAGACAGGAGCACGACGATACGGTAGAGGCGGGCAAGGTGGTCAGCCAGTACCCCCTGGCCAACACCGAGGTGACCGAGGGGACCGAGGTCAACCTGATTATCAGTCTGGGACCCGACCCCAGTACGCAGGTCGTTCCTCCGCCCTCCACCACAGAGCCCGGCGGACCCACCAACGTGCCCAACCCCGACCCGCCTCCGGCACCGACCGTCACGAAAACCGTGCGGATCGACCTGAGCAAGTATGATAAGATCGTTAACGTGCGGGTCCTGATGGACGGCTCCCAGGTCTTCGGCAACGACGTGGATGCAACCATGCAGGACGCCGTCGAGTTCCCCGTCACCGGATCGGGGGAGAAGGAGCTGGCTATCTATATCGACGGCATTGCCAGCGGCACCAAGACAGTGAACTTCGACGAAGCGGTGGGATGA
- the thiI gene encoding putative tRNA sulfurtransferase — translation MNEMILLKLGEMVLKGLNRRSFEDKLQANIYRRLNNLGQFRVYTRQSTTYVEPMNDDCDMDGAWEALTKVFGVVGLSRARACEKDKDAILSAAQEYLGDRLSAARTFKVETKRADKTFPMTSIQLSQYVGGELDELYPNLKVDVHHPELTVHVEIRDYAAFVHADPEPGAGGLPVGINGRAVSLLSGGIDSPVASWMIAKRGVALEMVHFFSYPYTSNEAKEKVIDLARLLAPWCGRLTVHVVPFTAIQEELRRSVPQELFTLVMRRFMMRISQRVAQRCGAKALVTGECLGQVASQTMEAMTVTGAVVDLPVLRPVVGMDKEDIVKISRKIGTYDTSILPYEDCCTVFTPRHPRLRPTLEELEAAEQGLDIEAMVQAAVDGIERIQI, via the coding sequence ATGAACGAAATGATTCTCCTCAAGCTGGGGGAAATGGTCCTCAAGGGCCTGAACCGCCGCAGCTTCGAGGACAAGCTGCAAGCTAACATCTACCGCCGCCTGAACAATCTGGGCCAGTTTCGGGTGTACACCCGCCAGTCCACCACCTATGTGGAGCCCATGAACGACGACTGCGACATGGACGGGGCCTGGGAGGCCCTGACAAAGGTGTTTGGCGTGGTGGGACTGTCCCGAGCCCGGGCCTGCGAGAAGGACAAGGACGCCATTCTGTCCGCCGCTCAGGAGTATCTGGGGGACCGGCTGTCCGCCGCCCGCACCTTCAAGGTGGAGACCAAGCGGGCGGACAAGACCTTCCCCATGACCTCCATCCAGCTCAGCCAGTACGTGGGCGGCGAGCTGGACGAGCTGTACCCCAATTTGAAGGTGGACGTTCACCACCCGGAGCTCACCGTCCATGTGGAGATTCGGGACTACGCCGCCTTCGTCCACGCCGACCCGGAGCCGGGGGCGGGAGGACTGCCGGTGGGAATTAACGGTCGGGCGGTGTCCCTGCTGTCCGGGGGCATCGACTCCCCGGTGGCCTCCTGGATGATCGCCAAGCGGGGCGTGGCCCTGGAGATGGTCCACTTTTTCTCTTACCCTTACACCTCCAACGAGGCCAAGGAGAAGGTTATCGACTTGGCCCGGCTGCTGGCCCCCTGGTGCGGGCGGCTCACCGTCCATGTGGTGCCCTTCACCGCCATTCAGGAGGAGCTGCGCCGGTCGGTCCCCCAGGAGCTGTTCACTCTGGTCATGCGCCGGTTTATGATGCGTATTTCTCAGCGGGTCGCCCAGCGGTGCGGGGCTAAGGCCCTGGTCACCGGCGAATGTCTGGGCCAGGTGGCCAGCCAGACTATGGAGGCTATGACCGTCACCGGCGCGGTGGTGGATCTGCCCGTCCTGCGCCCAGTGGTGGGGATGGACAAGGAGGACATCGTAAAAATTTCCCGGAAGATTGGCACCTATGACACCTCCATCTTACCCTATGAGGACTGCTGTACCGTGTTTACCCCCCGCCACCCCCGCCTGCGCCCTACTCTGGAGGAGCTGGAGGCGGCGGAGCAGGGGCTGGACATCGAGGCGATGGTCCAGGCCGCCGTGGACGGCATCGAGCGGATTCAAATTTAA
- the rsgA gene encoding Small ribosomal subunit biogenesis GTPase RsgA translates to MMGEGIIRKALSGFYYVDNGQSVTTCRARGKHRHAKIIPLVGDRVRFTLLEDGSGALDEILPRKNEFYRPAVANIDLLVVVASQAAPVTDPFLIDRVAAIAAARGCDTLVCVNKCDLEPGEDLAGIYERAGFQTLRVSAQTGEGIEALRQAIAGKVCAFTGNSGVGKSSLLNALEADFNLATGEVSDKLGRGRHTTRHVELFRLSRGTLAADTPGFSSFDVDKLELARKEELQYAFREFAPCLGKCQFQDCAHVKEKGCAVLAAVRSGGIPATRHQSYVRLYEQAKAIPDWQRKDM, encoded by the coding sequence ATGATGGGAGAAGGGATCATCCGAAAAGCCCTCAGCGGTTTCTACTATGTGGACAACGGCCAGTCCGTCACCACCTGCCGGGCCCGGGGAAAGCACCGCCACGCGAAAATTATCCCCCTGGTGGGGGACCGGGTCCGGTTTACCTTGCTGGAGGACGGCTCCGGAGCACTCGACGAGATACTGCCCCGGAAAAATGAGTTCTACCGCCCCGCGGTGGCTAACATTGACCTGCTGGTGGTGGTAGCCTCCCAGGCGGCGCCGGTGACCGACCCCTTCCTCATCGACCGGGTGGCCGCCATCGCCGCCGCCCGGGGCTGTGACACGCTGGTGTGCGTCAACAAGTGCGACCTGGAGCCGGGGGAGGACCTGGCCGGCATTTACGAGCGGGCCGGGTTTCAGACCCTCCGGGTGAGCGCCCAGACAGGGGAGGGGATTGAGGCCCTCCGCCAGGCGATTGCTGGAAAGGTATGCGCCTTTACAGGTAACTCCGGCGTAGGGAAGTCCAGCCTGCTCAACGCCCTGGAGGCCGACTTCAACCTGGCTACTGGCGAGGTCAGCGATAAGCTGGGCCGGGGCCGGCACACCACCCGCCATGTGGAGCTCTTCCGCCTGTCCCGAGGGACGCTGGCGGCGGATACCCCCGGCTTTTCCTCCTTCGACGTGGACAAGCTGGAGCTGGCCCGAAAGGAGGAGCTGCAATACGCCTTCCGGGAATTTGCCCCCTGCCTGGGCAAATGCCAGTTTCAGGATTGCGCCCATGTGAAGGAGAAGGGCTGTGCCGTCCTGGCGGCGGTACGGTCCGGGGGGATTCCCGCCACCCGCCACCAGAGCTATGTCCGCCTGTACGAGCAGGCCAAGGCGATTCCGGACTGGCAGAGAAAGGATATGTAG
- the stp gene encoding Serine/threonine phosphatase stp, with amino-acid sequence MQVWGVTDRGAVRQQNQDAYAARVLEDDRVLALVCDGMGGARAGNVASTMAVELFMEHFDKGDPDSPEEERMGHAASVANQAVFRRSVEDQDCAGMGTTMVAVLAGPSEAVILNEGDSRAYHINSEGIVLVTRDHSLVEDLVERGELTREQARTHPHKNLITRALGAEPILMADCFRQPLNEGDYLLLCSDGLSNVVNEQEMLYEVIHGGRDAHCCQRLLDIALSRGAPDNVTVVLVKR; translated from the coding sequence ATGCAGGTATGGGGAGTCACCGACCGAGGCGCGGTGCGGCAGCAGAATCAGGACGCCTACGCCGCGAGAGTATTGGAGGACGACAGGGTGCTTGCCCTGGTCTGCGACGGCATGGGCGGCGCCCGGGCGGGCAACGTCGCCAGCACGATGGCGGTGGAGCTGTTCATGGAGCACTTTGATAAGGGAGACCCGGACAGCCCGGAGGAGGAACGGATGGGACACGCGGCCTCCGTGGCTAACCAGGCCGTTTTCCGCCGCTCGGTGGAGGACCAGGACTGCGCCGGGATGGGCACCACCATGGTGGCCGTCCTGGCGGGGCCGTCGGAGGCGGTGATCCTCAACGAGGGGGACAGCCGGGCCTATCACATCAACAGTGAGGGGATCGTGCTGGTCACCCGGGATCACTCCCTGGTGGAGGACCTGGTGGAACGGGGGGAGCTGACTCGGGAGCAGGCCCGGACCCACCCCCATAAGAACCTGATTACCCGGGCCCTGGGGGCGGAGCCTATCCTGATGGCCGACTGCTTCCGTCAGCCCCTGAACGAGGGGGACTATCTGCTTCTGTGCAGCGACGGGCTGAGCAACGTGGTCAACGAGCAGGAGATGCTCTACGAGGTGATCCACGGCGGCAGAGACGCGCATTGCTGCCAGCGGCTGCTGGACATCGCCCTGAGCCGGGGCGCGCCGGACAACGTGACGGTCGTGCTGGTGAAACGCTAA
- the fmt gene encoding Methionyl-tRNA formyltransferase: MRIVFMGTPEFAVPSLEGLAEAGHQVAGVFSQPDRPVGRHHNKLQPTPVKARALARGIPVYQPETLRDGTALAVLRELEPELIVVAAYGRFLPDDILALPPEGCVNVHSSLLPKYRGSAPINWAILNGERVTGVTIQRMVRDMDAGDIILQRAVKIGKTEDAAALYDRLAQLGGELAVEAAAQIQAGTAAYTPQDHAQATQAPMLSKAMSPVDWNRSAQEIFNQIRGLYPWPGASTTAITGEPIKLWVAQVVEQHTAALPGTVIAADWGGIDVACGDGQVLRILELQAPGKKRMTAAAYLAGNPIQVC, translated from the coding sequence ATGAGAATCGTCTTCATGGGCACCCCCGAATTTGCCGTCCCCTCCCTGGAGGGACTGGCGGAGGCGGGGCATCAGGTGGCGGGCGTGTTCAGCCAGCCGGACAGGCCGGTGGGCCGGCACCACAATAAGCTCCAGCCCACTCCGGTGAAGGCCCGCGCCCTGGCCCGCGGTATCCCCGTCTATCAGCCGGAGACCCTGCGGGATGGGACCGCTCTGGCTGTTTTGCGGGAGCTGGAGCCGGAGCTGATCGTGGTGGCGGCCTATGGCCGCTTCCTCCCCGACGATATTCTTGCCCTGCCCCCCGAGGGGTGCGTCAATGTCCATTCCTCCCTCCTGCCCAAGTACCGGGGCTCCGCGCCCATCAACTGGGCCATCCTCAATGGGGAGCGGGTGACCGGCGTCACCATTCAGCGCATGGTCCGGGATATGGACGCAGGGGACATCATCCTCCAGCGGGCGGTCAAAATCGGGAAGACGGAGGACGCCGCCGCCCTCTATGACCGTCTGGCCCAGCTGGGAGGGGAGCTGGCGGTGGAGGCCGCGGCCCAAATTCAGGCCGGGACAGCCGCCTATACCCCTCAGGACCACGCCCAGGCCACCCAGGCCCCCATGCTCTCCAAGGCGATGTCGCCAGTGGACTGGAACAGGAGCGCCCAGGAGATTTTTAACCAGATCCGGGGCCTGTACCCCTGGCCGGGGGCCTCTACCACAGCAATCACCGGCGAGCCCATCAAGCTGTGGGTGGCCCAGGTGGTGGAACAGCATACCGCCGCCCTCCCCGGCACTGTGATTGCCGCCGACTGGGGGGGAATCGACGTGGCCTGCGGTGACGGCCAGGTTCTGCGCATCCTGGAGCTCCAGGCGCCAGGCAAGAAGAGAATGACCGCCGCCGCCTATTTGGCGGGGAATCCGATTCAGGTGTGTTGA
- the rlmN gene encoding putative dual-specificity RNA methyltransferase RlmN — translation MVDIKSMTLEELTAWLKDQGEPAFRAKQVFKWLYRGVTSFEEMTDLSKALRQRLAETALLTPPQVARKQVSREDGTIKYLWRLSDGNCVESVLMRYQHGNTVCISCQVGCRMGCAFCASTIAGKVRDLTPAEMADQVLFTQLDSGAPISNIVLMGIGEPLDNFDTVLRFLTLVNHPDGLNIGMRHISLSTCGLTRKIDKLAQHGLQLTLSVSLHAPDDETRSRIMPVNQGVGVERLMETCRRYFETTGRRISYEYAMIDGVNDADWQADLLAKRLKGAPAHVNLIPLNEVEESPLKPSRRVAAFQKRLEGHGVTVTVRRRLGGDIDASCGQLRRKAMKQGSE, via the coding sequence TTGGTTGACATAAAATCTATGACCCTGGAGGAGCTGACCGCCTGGCTCAAGGACCAGGGGGAGCCCGCCTTTCGGGCCAAGCAGGTGTTTAAGTGGCTGTATCGGGGGGTGACCTCCTTCGAGGAGATGACCGACCTGTCCAAGGCCCTGCGGCAGAGGCTGGCGGAGACCGCCCTCCTCACGCCGCCCCAGGTGGCCCGGAAGCAGGTATCCCGGGAGGACGGGACCATTAAATACTTGTGGCGGCTGTCCGACGGAAACTGCGTGGAGTCGGTGCTGATGCGCTATCAACACGGCAATACGGTGTGCATCTCCTGTCAGGTGGGGTGCCGTATGGGCTGTGCCTTCTGCGCCTCCACCATCGCCGGGAAGGTCCGGGACCTGACCCCGGCGGAGATGGCGGATCAGGTGCTCTTCACTCAGCTGGACAGCGGGGCTCCCATATCCAACATCGTTTTAATGGGAATCGGGGAGCCCTTGGACAATTTTGACACGGTTTTGCGCTTCCTGACCCTGGTGAACCACCCCGACGGGCTGAATATCGGGATGCGGCACATCTCGCTGTCCACCTGCGGTTTAACGCGGAAAATTGACAAACTGGCCCAACATGGGTTACAATTAACATTATCGGTTTCGCTCCACGCCCCCGATGACGAGACTCGGTCCCGGATTATGCCGGTGAATCAGGGCGTCGGCGTGGAGCGGCTGATGGAGACCTGCCGCCGGTATTTTGAGACCACCGGCCGGCGTATCTCCTATGAGTACGCGATGATCGATGGGGTGAACGATGCCGACTGGCAGGCGGACCTGCTTGCCAAGCGGTTGAAGGGCGCTCCGGCCCACGTGAATCTTATCCCCCTCAACGAGGTGGAGGAGAGCCCCCTGAAGCCCAGCCGCCGGGTGGCGGCCTTCCAGAAGCGCCTGGAGGGGCATGGGGTGACGGTCACCGTCCGGCGGAGGCTGGGCGGCGACATCGACGCCTCCTGCGGCCAGCTGCGCCGCAAGGCGATGAAGCAGGGCTCCGAGTAG
- the rsmB gene encoding Ribosomal RNA small subunit methyltransferase B, which yields MDAREVSLLALNDCQRQGGWSDAILKKRLASAGLDSRDGALATQLCFGVLQNRMLLDFYLSHFSNLPLKRMEGRVVEALRLGAYQMLFLDRIPHSAAVNASVELTRKHCKNPRAAGMVNGILRNLERNLESLPTIPQTDPVSYLSTVYSHPEWLVRELLTALGSEETAKLLAANNGRAPMTAMVNRTRTTVQDLLQSLEGEGVQARPHPWLADCLILEKTGNLERLTAFQEGLFYIQDPASRLAVEALSAGPGMRVLDCCAAPGGKSFAAAICMEGRGEVVSCDLHPHKKKLIQAGADRLGLSNITPMTADGKVFRPEWENAFDRVLVDAPCSGLGVIRKKPDIRYKDRSPLLDLPKVQREILATAARYVKPNSLLVYSTCTLLRRENEGVVEDFLRCHPEYKAEAFTLPEPVGFVGDGRVTLWPHRQGTDGFFISRFRREG from the coding sequence ATGGACGCCCGTGAGGTATCGCTGCTGGCGCTGAACGACTGTCAGCGGCAGGGGGGATGGTCGGACGCTATTTTGAAAAAGCGGCTGGCCTCCGCCGGCCTGGACAGCCGGGACGGGGCGTTAGCCACCCAGCTGTGTTTCGGCGTGCTGCAAAACCGGATGCTGCTGGACTTCTACCTGTCCCACTTCTCCAATCTGCCCCTGAAGCGGATGGAGGGCCGGGTGGTGGAGGCCCTGCGGCTGGGGGCCTATCAGATGCTGTTTTTGGACAGAATCCCCCACAGCGCGGCGGTGAACGCCTCCGTTGAGCTGACCCGGAAGCACTGCAAAAACCCCCGGGCGGCGGGGATGGTCAACGGCATCCTTCGGAACCTGGAGCGGAATCTGGAAAGCCTGCCCACCATTCCCCAGACCGACCCGGTGAGCTATCTGTCCACCGTGTACTCCCACCCGGAGTGGCTGGTGAGGGAGCTGCTCACCGCTCTGGGCAGTGAGGAGACGGCAAAGCTGCTCGCCGCCAACAATGGACGGGCCCCCATGACGGCCATGGTGAACCGGACCCGGACGACAGTCCAGGACCTGCTCCAGTCGCTGGAGGGGGAGGGGGTCCAGGCGCGGCCCCACCCCTGGCTGGCGGACTGCCTGATTTTGGAGAAAACAGGCAATCTGGAGCGGCTGACCGCCTTTCAGGAGGGGCTGTTTTACATTCAGGACCCGGCCAGCCGGTTGGCCGTGGAGGCGCTGTCCGCCGGGCCGGGGATGCGGGTGCTGGACTGCTGCGCCGCCCCCGGCGGCAAGAGCTTCGCCGCCGCTATTTGTATGGAGGGCAGGGGAGAAGTGGTCTCCTGCGACCTCCATCCCCACAAGAAAAAGCTGATTCAGGCCGGGGCCGACCGCCTGGGCCTGAGCAATATCACACCCATGACCGCCGACGGGAAAGTGTTTCGCCCAGAGTGGGAAAACGCCTTCGACCGGGTGCTGGTGGACGCCCCCTGCTCCGGTCTGGGGGTCATTCGGAAGAAGCCGGATATCCGATATAAGGACCGGTCGCCGCTGCTGGACCTGCCCAAGGTCCAGCGGGAGATTTTGGCAACAGCCGCAAGGTATGTAAAGCCAAACAGCTTGCTGGTCTATTCCACCTGTACCCTCCTGCGCCGGGAGAATGAAGGGGTAGTTGAGGATTTTCTAAGATGCCATCCTGAGTACAAGGCGGAGGCCTTTACACTCCCTGAGCCGGTTGGATTTGTGGGGGACGGGAGGGTAACCCTCTGGCCCCACCGGCAGGGGACGGACGGATTTTTCATCAGCAGATTCCGCAGGGAGGGGTGA
- a CDS encoding IS1182 family transposase ISBcl1: MVDTESLVPPEHLLRQVDAAVDFEKLYKIVEASYSKEEGRRSIDPVVLFKIVLLQHLDGNTSLRGTLRRAQTDVAYRWFLRYTLSEELPHFSTVSYNFRHRYTPETIELVFQWILEEAGSAGALTPAAVFIDGTHIKASANLKKKMKQEVPAAAKRYQEELLAEVNADREAHGKKPLDDEEEPPKAGGKKQDNTSKKKQARRKKAAKKQKTVTVSTTDPESGMFQKGEHERCFAYEAHTACDKSGYVLETVVTPGNVHDSVAFDDVYDKLIQSFPEVETVVADAAYKTPHICKKVFRDGRVLSTAYKRPMTMKGGHPWWSYVYDEYYDCVICPEYHILSYRTTNRDGYREYRSDPKICAQCPTRHLCTKSKSFVKTVLRHIWKGYEELADDARYTPTCTRSVIRDVRSSVKSGGNI; the protein is encoded by the coding sequence ATGGTGGACACAGAAAGCCTGGTGCCGCCCGAACATCTATTGCGGCAGGTGGATGCAGCGGTAGATTTCGAGAAATTGTACAAAATCGTGGAGGCGTCGTACAGCAAAGAAGAGGGCCGGCGGAGCATCGACCCAGTGGTGCTGTTCAAAATCGTATTGCTGCAGCATTTGGATGGGAATACCTCTTTGCGGGGAACGCTGCGCAGAGCGCAGACAGATGTAGCATACCGGTGGTTTCTGCGATACACGCTGAGTGAGGAGCTGCCCCATTTTTCCACGGTGAGCTACAACTTCCGGCACCGGTACACTCCGGAAACGATAGAGTTGGTGTTTCAGTGGATATTGGAGGAGGCGGGCAGTGCGGGAGCACTGACCCCGGCGGCGGTATTTATAGATGGGACACACATCAAAGCCAGCGCAAATCTGAAGAAGAAAATGAAGCAGGAAGTACCGGCAGCAGCAAAACGATATCAGGAAGAACTGCTGGCGGAAGTAAACGCGGACCGGGAGGCTCATGGAAAAAAGCCACTGGATGATGAAGAAGAACCACCCAAAGCTGGAGGGAAGAAACAGGACAACACCTCAAAAAAGAAGCAGGCCCGGAGGAAGAAAGCGGCGAAAAAGCAGAAAACAGTAACGGTATCCACCACAGACCCGGAGAGTGGAATGTTCCAAAAAGGGGAGCACGAGCGGTGCTTCGCTTATGAGGCCCATACCGCCTGTGACAAGAGCGGTTACGTATTGGAAACAGTGGTCACCCCCGGAAATGTCCATGACAGCGTGGCGTTTGACGATGTTTACGACAAATTGATTCAATCGTTTCCAGAGGTGGAAACAGTGGTGGCAGACGCTGCCTACAAGACCCCGCATATCTGCAAAAAGGTATTTCGAGATGGCCGGGTATTGTCTACAGCCTACAAGCGGCCCATGACGATGAAGGGTGGACATCCCTGGTGGTCTTACGTCTATGATGAATATTATGACTGCGTGATCTGCCCAGAATACCACATCCTGTCCTACCGCACCACCAACCGGGATGGATACCGTGAATACCGCAGCGATCCGAAAATTTGTGCCCAGTGCCCCACCCGGCATTTATGTACAAAATCCAAAAGCTTCGTAAAAACTGTCCTGCGGCACATCTGGAAGGGCTATGAGGAACTGGCCGATGATGCCAGATACACTCCGACGTGCACCCGTAGTGTCATACGGGATGTACGAAGCTCGGTAAAGAGCGGAGGCAATATCTGA
- a CDS encoding IS110 family transposase ISBth13, translating to MSSVYALLEEFPGAKQIAESNLTRLKFLLAGASKGRYGRDVAVAIRDAARASIGSIMPAKSLELRHTIRLIRELDAEIADIESSIRSVMEELRSPITTIPGMGLRMGAMILAEVGDFSRFDSPDKVLAYAGLSPSIYQSGQLNNGYAHMEKRGSRYLRFAIYNAAKYVCIWDPTFAAYLAKKRAEGKHYNVALSHAAKKLVRLIYAMEKSRLPYRPVTAT from the coding sequence ATGAGCTCCGTCTATGCTCTCTTGGAGGAGTTCCCTGGAGCCAAACAGATTGCAGAATCCAATCTCACTCGGCTCAAATTCCTTTTGGCTGGCGCCTCCAAGGGCAGATACGGGCGGGATGTCGCGGTGGCCATCCGGGACGCAGCCAGAGCTTCCATTGGCTCCATCATGCCCGCCAAGTCCCTGGAACTCCGGCACACCATCCGTCTCATCCGAGAACTGGATGCTGAAATTGCAGACATTGAATCTTCTATCCGGTCCGTCATGGAGGAACTGCGCTCTCCCATTACTACCATCCCCGGTATGGGGCTGCGAATGGGAGCCATGATCCTGGCCGAGGTGGGAGACTTCTCCCGTTTTGATTCTCCCGACAAAGTCCTGGCTTACGCCGGCCTGTCTCCCTCCATCTACCAGTCCGGGCAGCTCAACAACGGCTATGCCCATATGGAGAAGCGGGGCTCCAGATATCTGCGCTTTGCCATTTACAACGCTGCCAAGTACGTCTGCATTTGGGACCCCACCTTTGCCGCCTACCTTGCCAAGAAGCGGGCTGAAGGCAAGCATTACAATGTGGCCTTGTCCCATGCCGCCAAGAAACTGGTACGGCTCATCTACGCAATGGAGAAATCCAGACTTCCTTACCGGCCGGTAACAGCCACGTAG